A stretch of DNA from Natrinema salaciae:
TCGTCTCACTGCTCGTCGCGTTCGCCATCGGAACCGTCGCCGCGCAGCTGCTCGTCCCGGAGATGACCATCGAATACGCCGAGTACGCGGCATTCATCGGGCTCACCCTCGTGTACGCGCTCGCGTACGTCGCCGTCGCCGTCGCGATCTCCGCGGCGACCTCGAGTCGGTCGCGGGCGATGAGCGGTGCGATCGGCTTCTTTTTCGTGTTCAACCTCGGATGGAACTTCCTGCCGGTCAGCCCCGTCCAGATGGCCAGGTTCGTCTTCAACGAACTCGGCGTCGACTACAGCGATTCGGTATTAGATTTCATCTTCAGCCTCAGCCCGACTGGGGCCTATCTCAACGGGATGAAACTCGTCTTCCCGGATAACTTCGTCATGCTGCAGACGACCACGGCCGAGAGCAACCCGTTTTACGTGCAGGGCTGGTTCATGCTCGTCATCCTCGCGGGCTGGATCGTCGTCCCGCTGCTCCTCGGGAGTTGGCAGTTCCGGCGGACGGACCTCGGCTGATGGGACGGACCGACCCCGATTGACGCCGTCGATCAGTCGATGACGCCCGTTTTCGTCGCCACGTCTCGAGCGGCCCGCTCGTTCATCCCGTCGCCGAGGATCGTATAGCGATCGCGGATCTCGTGGCAGGTCGTCAGCGCCTCGATCACCGTTTCGTCGTCGATTCCGAGTTCCACGGCGGTCGTCGGCGCGTCGATGCTCGCGAGCGCGTCGCGAATGTCCCGCCAGATGCCCCGATCGCCGCCGTGGAGGTAGGCGGTCATGATCGACCCGACGCCGACCTGGTGGCCGTGGAGGGCCGCCTCGGGTTCCAGTCGGTCGAGTTGATGGGAGAACAGGTGTTCGGCTCCGCTGGCGGGTCGTGACGAGCCGGCGATGCTCATCGCGACGCCCGACGACATGAGCGCCTTGGTGACGATCCAGGCCGACTCTTCGAGCCCCGGTCGAATGAGGTCGGCGTTGTCCACGAGGATCTCGGCGGTCATCTCCGAGAGCGCGGCGGCGTACTCGGAGTACTCGACGTCTTTGAGCCGCTGGGCGAGCCGCCAGTCCATCACCGCGGTGTAGTTCGAGATGATGTCGGCGCAGCCGGCGGTCGTCAGCTCCCACGGGGCGTCGGCGAGAATCCCGGTGTCGGCGACGACCGCCAGCGGCGGTTCCGCCGCGACGCTGTGGCGGGAGTCCCCGTCCGGCACGGAGCCGCGATTGCTGACGATCCCGTCGTGGCTGGCCGCCGTCGGCACCGAGAGAAAGCCCATCTCGAGGTGGTGGCTGGCCAGTTTCGCGATGTCGATGGCCTTCCCGCCGCCGATTCCGACGAGGTAGGACGCGTCCTCGGCTTCGGCGGCCTCGATGACTCGCTCGACGGCGTCGAAGGTCGCTTTCTCGATCGTGACGATCGCGGGATCGATTCCGGCGGCCTCGAAATCGGCCGCGATCGGGTCCGCGGCGACGTCTCGAGGCGTCGGACTCGTGACGAACAGCGGCCGCCCCTGCAGGTGGAGATCGTCGACCACGTCGACGACCTCGCTGCGAACGCCGTGACCGACGACGACATTTCGCGGGAGACGAATCCACGTCGACTTCTCGAACATACCGGTTCTGACACACCCCCGGGACATGTGCTTTTCCTCGTCGCGCTCCCGTCGACGGGAAATCGCGTGCCCGCTTTGCGAGACCGTGGCTCGAGCGACTACCGACCGCTCGCGTCGGACGGAAAGCGACACGTTATAAATTTCCAACTAAACAGTCCAAATATGATCGGAATAGTCACGCGCTGGCTCGGACTACTCGTCGTCGGCTACGTCGCGGGCCGCCTGTACGGCCGGTACGCGATCCGGAGAGCCGACGACGAGCACCGATCGCGCGGGACGTATCGCCTCCTCACTGTCGTGGGCCTCACGACCCTTTCCGCGCTCGTGTTCTCCGGCCTCCTCGGCGCGACCGAAACCGCGCTTTCCGCCGTTCACCCGGCACTGTCCGGCGGACTCGCCGCGTCGCTCGCCTGGGGGGCGACGGGGATCGGCACGATCGTCGCGGTCCTCGTCACCTATCTCGGCGTCTTTCCGTACGCCCGCGAGCGGCGGGACCTCGAGATCAGCGCCGCGACGGCCCTCATCCGGCTCGCCAAGTACCTCGTGGCGATCGGGATCTTCTGCGTCGGTGTGATCGCTCTCCTCACGGTGCTCCTCGGGGCGTCAGATCCCGATCCACGGCTGATCCCGGTC
This window harbors:
- a CDS encoding ABC transporter permease subunit; its protein translation is MSAISVAKRDFLNVRRAKLVWIPAALYALFMLLFYWGQSSRQEPDFYRVLWSLAGIGGALVIPLVAIVAAYLSVAGERESGSVRYQLSLPVSRSDVVVGKLLARTGVVVVSLLVAFAIGTVAAQLLVPEMTIEYAEYAAFIGLTLVYALAYVAVAVAISAATSSRSRAMSGAIGFFFVFNLGWNFLPVSPVQMARFVFNELGVDYSDSVLDFIFSLSPTGAYLNGMKLVFPDNFVMLQTTTAESNPFYVQGWFMLVILAGWIVVPLLLGSWQFRRTDLG
- a CDS encoding NAD(P)-dependent glycerol-1-phosphate dehydrogenase — encoded protein: MFEKSTWIRLPRNVVVGHGVRSEVVDVVDDLHLQGRPLFVTSPTPRDVAADPIAADFEAAGIDPAIVTIEKATFDAVERVIEAAEAEDASYLVGIGGGKAIDIAKLASHHLEMGFLSVPTAASHDGIVSNRGSVPDGDSRHSVAAEPPLAVVADTGILADAPWELTTAGCADIISNYTAVMDWRLAQRLKDVEYSEYAAALSEMTAEILVDNADLIRPGLEESAWIVTKALMSSGVAMSIAGSSRPASGAEHLFSHQLDRLEPEAALHGHQVGVGSIMTAYLHGGDRGIWRDIRDALASIDAPTTAVELGIDDETVIEALTTCHEIRDRYTILGDGMNERAARDVATKTGVID